The genomic interval ACGATGTGCAGGCGCTGGCCGAGCCGGTTCTCACCCACAGGCTGTTGCTCGCGCCCGATGCCGTGGGAGTGGAGCGGGCCGACATCGTCCGCGACGCGCTGGAGCGGGTACCCGCGCTATGAGCCGGGCACTCCGGGCGGCCTGCTTCGGGGTGCTGCTGTGCATCGGCGGCGGGGCGTTCGATCTGCCGTCGCTGTACGTCCCGGGCGCGGGACTGATCCTGATCGGGCTGGGGGCGGCGGCATGGGTGTGGCTCGCCGCGTACGGCGCGGCCGTGCTTCGCGAGACGGGCCCGCCCACGGTGCAGGAGCACGAGCCGTATCCCGTGAAGCTGCGCGTGAAGCAGGGCGTGCTCCCGCCGCCCACCGCAGAGCTGATCGAGCCCCTGCTCGGGCGCCCGCTGTCCACGCGTGAGCAGCGCGCGCGGCAGGTGCGCGTGAACGTGAGGTTCTCGCGCCGGGGGCGGCGCGCGATCGAACCCGCGCGGCTCGTGATCCGCGATTCGCTGTCGCTCGCGGTCCGGGAGACGCAGAGCGACGCCACCGAGGTGCTCGTGCTGCCCCGGGTCGAGCCGGTGGTGGTGGGCGCCGCATCGGGCCTCGCCGGGATGGAACCGGTCAGCGGCGCGCTCACTGAGGCTGCGGCCGAGCTCGAGCTGCATTCGCTCCGTCCCTATCGCGCGGGTGCGCCGGCGTCGCGCATCCACTGGCCCACGGTCGCGCGCACGCGCGTGATGATGGAGCGGCGCCTGGTTGCGGAGTCGGACGCGCGGCCACTCGTGGTGCTCGATCCCAGCAACCCGCCCACCGAGGAGGCGCTCGACCGCGCCGTTCGCGCCACCGCCTCGCTCGTGGTGCACCTGGCGCGCCGCGCCCACGGTTGCTCGCTGCTTCTCCCGGGCCAGCGCAGGCCCACCGACGTGGACGCCGAGCTGCGCGGCTGGCCCGCCATCCACGTGCGCCTCGCGCTGCTCGAGGCCTCCGAGGGCGCGCCCAGCTCGCGCCGGCTGGAGCGCAGCGCAGCGCTC from Thermoleophilaceae bacterium carries:
- a CDS encoding DUF58 domain-containing protein — its product is MSRALRAACFGVLLCIGGGAFDLPSLYVPGAGLILIGLGAAAWVWLAAYGAAVLRETGPPTVQEHEPYPVKLRVKQGVLPPPTAELIEPLLGRPLSTREQRARQVRVNVRFSRRGRRAIEPARLVIRDSLSLAVRETQSDATEVLVLPRVEPVVVGAASGLAGMEPVSGALTEAAAELELHSLRPYRAGAPASRIHWPTVARTRVMMERRLVAESDARPLVVLDPSNPPTEEALDRAVRATASLVVHLARRAHGCSLLLPGQRRPTDVDAELRGWPAIHVRLALLEASEGAPSSRRLERSAALYWVSAGGSSLPPAVKRNAGSYFITPEPVSGRAAAFTVAGCAGYRLGSGRERRAA